DNA from Rhipicephalus microplus isolate Deutch F79 chromosome 5, USDA_Rmic, whole genome shotgun sequence:
AGAATGGGAAACTGTCCAGCTATTCCATAAATGGTTCAGCTCCATTTGTTTAGCACTGTAATGTGCTGTTTGTTGTACAACAGACATTCTCATACGGTGAAATTTCATAGTATTGCAACACTGCATGGCACACAAGCAATACTGGTGGCACCCGAAAACTTTTTGTAGCATAGGTGCAATGATGACAAAGGTGCAGAATCTGAAATAATGTACGTTGTTTGACCTAACCATGCATAAGCAGCCTGTACGTTGTTAAAGTGGAAAGTTTGGCCAGTGAGTACGGATTCACTATGGTGGGAATGCCTTCTAGCATTTTGGAGCAGCTATGGGAGCAGGCAAAatctgcttttggagcagctaccTCTGTGTTTGGAGCACACATGGGCTTTCCGTGACGCACACACAGAGGAAGTAACTTTAGCTTTAATATATTTTAATGTTCCCTTAGATAACATATTCATTGatacagaagcagcaagcccGCAAAATAAGTACAAAGAATAAACAAAAGTAGGATTATGTACAGAAGTGGTGACATAAGATAGTGAAggcttttttaaatatatattttttaccTTGGTGAGCACCGCATAAATTTTGTCCATAGTAAAGGATATTGCAACAACACAGAGACGCACACATATTTAAAGGAACTGTCTATTCCTCAGaaaaaattttctgattgtggtgcaAATTAAACGATTGTTCATCACATCGGCGACAACGAGCCCGCTTTCGTGCCAGAAAAAATTATTTTCACTTGATGTTTAAGGTCAACAAAAAATTACCACTAGCGTCCCCCAACAGCGCTTGCggttcaaacaaatgacaatctattggtacaacaaaaaatccTCGCAGGTAGActtattttgcttaaaaacaGACACGTTTAACTTGAATGTGTATTTTATGCACTTGAGGCATCTTTAGGTTACGCCAGAGaccaatttttgcttttttttgctcaCACCTTCAAATAGGTGCCTGGTGGCGCTGCCAACAGTGTGTTCGCTTGCCTACATGCCCGCCTGCAAACGGCAGAGAAGCACAATCACGGCATCCGCCGCCACTCAcgagaacaacaaaaaagtgtATGCATGCCTAAAACGACCCGCTAAAgtatttgttttattaataaCCAAACTTTATGAACCCTGCAAAAACCGCACGCGGCTTCAGTTTTGGGTTTTCACCAGCACCACCATAgttgtgggcattcatcccaccgATCGAAGGAGATATAATGCGAACagaaaaattctgttttaaaatTTTTTACGCACTTTCCACAGAAACCGCTGCAAGGTTAGACACTTCACATGGTACGCTTTTCATTGCGACAGAAAACAGGAGAGCGATGAGGGACgatagacagtccctttaagccTCGACGCAGTAAAACCTTggtaatacatacatacatatcgaGAAGCTGCCGGACGCAGCTAACTACGCAATAAACTTAGAATGCATTGACCACTAAGTAcataagcgtgcgcagggtttcccttcaagggggggggggggcgaaggtttgtGACAGCGACCCCCAATGTCGTATAGGGAGCTTTCGAATAGCGTACGCAAAGCTTTACAGTAGCATTCTGCGCCACTGCACATGTGTGGTGCGCTAACCACTTGAGGGCCCCCGCTAAGTGACGAAAATAGCGGGTGACCGCAAAACCTGCTAACTTAGCGTACACTATTCGAAAAATCCCTAATGTATGAGGCTGACTTTACGGTCCCTTCTCGCCCCTCCtctctattatgtcaatgtatagaactggcttcccccctcccccacttcttgtgcacacgcctatgatcAAGTACCCATTTGCATTTCTTTACGTGTGCCATCACTGCTAAAAAGGAAGAAATACCATGCCACAGCAAATATTGTCTTAAGTGCCCATCATgaagccatttttttcttcttgccaatgTTCAGAAATAGTTGGCATTCTCGCATGACCATCCGATGGCACGTGGTAGCAACATTTTAAAACTACTGCGAAGTCCAAGATACGCAGCCAACACAGTGACTAACGGACATTGTCGGCTGTCCGCGATAAATGTGTACCGCGATCTGCTACTTCACGAAAACCACCACTTCCTTTGGGACGCGGTGTGGTCGCAGGGAGCCGATCGTCTACTGGCTAGTTGCATGCAGCGCTTTGCCTACTTGGGGTACACATCGTGCTGAGTCGCTTGCACAGACTACGCTTGACCGTGCACAAATGCAATGAGAAGCCTCTTGCGTTAATGCAATGATGCGAGCTTTCTGCAAGCGATGCTCTAGCGGTCCTTGCAGCAGATGGAGACGCGTTCGGGCTGTCGCCTCGTGAAACGTGTGCTACGCTAGCCGTCTCGGTGCCCGTGATTCACAATACTGAACTCCGCAATAGTGGGCTGCTTTAGTTTCTGCAAGGTGGTACACGCTGAACGGTCCCTCACAACGATCGGGGTGGCAGTGATTGGGGCCTCAAGGCTCTCAGATAGTCGACGGCTATTAAAAGCAAGCACTCGGCATAAAGCAGCGCTGTGCCACACACGTCGCTTTTTGTCGGTGATAAGTCATACTGGAGCACTTTTAGAGGCTTCGCCAAATGGCCTTCATTCTTTAGCAATGGTTACAAGAAAGGGACTGCCATAATCACGCGGAAGCCAGAATAATTGATTGGCCGATTCCGTGCTTTTTGCAGCAGCACAAGTGTGCAAGATGGCGACCATCATGTAATATCCGCTCACAATGCGTACTGTGAACATTATTTTCAGTTCCAAAACCACCTTGTGGCACAGCAATGGCACAGATtagacaaaaaataaaataaagacccTTTTGGAGCAGTATGGAGCAGTAATTTCCAGCTGGCACAGGTTGGCACAGGTTTCCCACCACTGGATTCACGATATTAAACTACACAAGGacggcttgaaaaaaaaagaacaggacaGTCATCAACTTACAACTGTACGTAAGCACCTGTCCTGTTCTTTTTCCAACCCATCCCTTGTCCCACGTGCCGCTTATCATCACAAGTCAGTACACTGACGATGAATTTTAGTTTAGTGCCTTTTGTCGCACTGCATGGCAGGCAAGTGCAGTAAGCGTGGAAAATTTCGGGCAATCTTTAAGCACGAATGGCAGATAGACATAAAAACAGAACCGTTCTATGCTGTAGCAACTTACAGCTTAACTCAATAAAGCATGCTTTGCTCAGACCGAAGCTGCAGCTGCACATCATGACACATTCAATGGTACCTATTGGTGATAAGCACATGGTACTATGATGTTAATTTATCAACATGTCGCCAATAGAAGAGTAGTATAAGTGGAATTAATACCCATACCACTATTGTGTTCGCACTCATTTATTCGGCATAGTCTGTTTCAATGACGGGTACTTCAGCAAAATTGTACATCACTTGCACCCTTTAGTCATACTCATGCATTCTATTCACGTATTGTGTGGGCTTGGGCATTCTCCTGACAATGCCCAAAATAGGCCTTTAAACATTTCAGGATATATAGAAATGCTGCTATAGCAAAAACATTTGTTGATGTCACAGTCAAAACATGTGAATCTCAATCGTTTCATATTTCAATTGTCACATTATTGACACACGTGAAACTATACAAGATCAAGGCCTGGTATGCGTAGAGATGAGCTTCCTGCCCATAGATCAGGCTCAGATGTTGGCTGCCGTGATGACTGCCCCCAAAATTGCAAGCGCTGTTCAGGCCTCTCTTCCAACAAACTTGACCTGTCCTCAAGGAGGCCTGGCGTGTCACATAAGAGGCTGCGTCTGCTCCTTGCGAAGTTAGGACTGCCATCACGGAGGCTTGGCCTGTCTTCGAGGCGACTAGGTCTGCTGCCTAGGAGGCTAGTATTGCCATCATAGAGGCTTGGCCCATCTTCCAGTAAGCGTGGCCTGTCTTCCAGCAGACTTGGCCTGCTCGCTAGTGGGCTAGGCCTGCCAGCATAGGGGCTTGGCCTGTTTTCCAGTTGACTTGGCCTGCTCCCAAGGAGGCCAGGTTTACcatcataggtgcttggcctgtCTTCCATGTGAATTGGCCTACTTCCTAGAAGGCCAGCCTTGCCATCATAGAGGCTTGGACTGCCTTCCAGCAAGTGTGATCTGTCTTCCATGTGAATTGGCCTGCTTCCTAGAAGGCTAGGCTTGCCATCATAGAAGCTTGACCTATCTTCCAGTAAGCCTGGCCTGTCTTCCAGCAGACCTGGCCTACTCCCAAGAGGACTAGGTCTGCCATCATAGGAGCTTGTCCTGTTTTCCAGTAAGTGTGACCTGTCTTCCAGTTGACTTGTCCTGCTCCCCAAGTGGCTAGGTCTGCCATTATAGGAGCTTGGCCTATCTTCCAGTAAGTGTGGCCTGTCTTCAGAGTGACTTGGCCTGCTCCCCAGTAGGCTACACCTGCCATCATAGGGGCTTGGCAGGTCTTCCAGTAGACCTGGCTTACTTCCGAGAAGGCTGCGATTTTCTCCAAGAACACTTGGCCTTTCTTCCAGAAAGCTTGGTCTATCCCCTAGAAGACCTGGTCTACTTCCAAGAAGACTGGGTTTTTCCACAAGGTGGCTTGACCTGTCATCCAGAAGACCTTGCCTGCTTCTAAGAAGGTTGGAATTCTCACCAGAGTGGCTATGCTCATCCTTTACGAGTACTGGTTCTTCCCCTAGCAGTGGCACAGTGCTTGATGGGGTGCACAACACTGGGTGGTTCCAGTCATGCGAGTCTTGGGAGCCACTGCTCCAAACTGGCGGGCTGTGCACTGCACCACGCCATTTGATGCCAGCCTTCCCTATCGACTCCTGGGAAAAAACAGCATCTGCATCGACTTGCCCAAAGAACTGACCACGGGAAAAAGGCTCAATGATGGTATCATCACCCGCTATGGGGCCTCGGAAAGTAGGCGTACCTTCCTGAGACAGAACAGGCAGGCTGCTAGACCATGATGCGTCAGTGTCATCATGAGTTTCAACAGGCCCATCCAGGAGTGGGATTTTGCCATCCCAGTGCGAAAAGGACATGAAACTGGAGATACTGGACTCCACAGAAGGGCTGTCCTTCTCCCAGTCATCCTTCTCCCGATTCACAGTGACGAAAGCAGGCTGTGCATGGCCACGATTTCGAGCCTTCTCAAGCTGTTCTCTCTCCCATTCCTCGTGTGCCTTCTTCACAAGGCTAAGTCGTTCTTGTGGCTCCTCATAATCGTAGCTCTTGGGCCGACGGGGATCttctggttgttttttcacttcCGTAACACTAGGGTGCCACTGGACAGACTTGGCTGCCTTACGTGAAATGCTTTCCTGTACCTCAACAGCACGGCGCTTGTTCTTCTCCCGCTCTTCAATCAGCTGGCGACATTCGTCAATCATGCGCCTCAGCGCAGCCTTCTCTGCCTCGAGGTGCTGCTCCTCGCGCAGCTCTGCAATAAGGCGGCGCTGCTCTTCGATCTCCTGCCGCCGCTGGGCCAGCTGTGCTTGCAGTGCTCGCCGTTCGAGAGCCACGGCTGCCAGCTCGGGCATCTCTTCTTCATCCTCTTCATTTCGACGCTTACCACGACGCCATTCACGTCTGTCGGAACTACTGTCATATGGCCCAGCACGTTTGTGCCTAGTGCTTTCTTCCAACCTCCTGGCAGGCGCTGGAGGCACTGGCTGCAAGTGAGATAAGTGCGCTCAGATTCTGGGCTGGGGCCACCGCATGCAATAAAGTCATGGCACCTATTGCTCCAGCATCGCGAGATTGCAGCTTGCACATAAAACGTAATAACTTGCTAATCAGGGTGAATTTTATTTCTGCACACTGTACATACTTTTTACTGAATGAATGCAGATAATTTAAGAATAGTACAGCAGTAGAGTATGCCCACATCTTTTTTTCTTAGATACTAAAAGGCTGACCCATTCGGAGTGACATCTACACAGCATACACTGTTGTTATAAGAGGTTGATTAAACATGGAATACTTATATTGTATATATGGTCACATGCTCATAATTGCCCTGTGTACTTGTTTTGAGCGACTGTGTTACAAGGAGTCTTTTCCAGAAATGAAAATACCAGCATGCTATGTTATGCCATTTTCAGGAAGTTGGTTGAGGAGCATAAATGCGGATCTTAGCTGATGCTTCCTAAAGTAGGAAAGTTAACAAGTTCTGCTGATAAAGTCTTGGTGACATAATATATTGCCTTGGCATGGCATGTTACTGTTTTAAACCCATAACACAACTGCACAACTACAGCCTAAATGCGAGCGCGACGGAACAAACCCAAGTGCACGAGTCGTTTGCATGCATATGTGAAGTGCCAGTGGTGCAGTGTACAAGGCAGGAGCAAAAGAAACCTGTGTGATGGCGGAAAGTCTGTGTACATGCTGCAGACCTGGCTGCCAACAAGGACGTGTGACCAAGCTCCCCCTTGGCTTGAAAGGAGCGCATAACCACACGAAGGGAGGTTGCCCCTACTCTGTTAATGCCTCCTGTTCGAAGGTTATCAAACATATTGTGTAGCCAGCTCCTTGGACTTGCCTGCTAAACTACAGAGATGTTAATTGCTGATCATTCATTTTCCAATACCTCATCACATATGCCAAACCCTATCCAATGATCAACCTGGTTTATGTTCCATGCATGACTGCCAAGCTCACTCGACATTGAAacatgaaaagaagagaaatttcTGTCTGTAGGTCCCATTCCACAAATTATACCACAACTTCTTTCACTTACATGAAACACTGTTACTTCCACCCTCTCGAACTTCTCGCCGCCTGTTCAACTCCAACAGCGTTAAACGCCCTCACGGTTTGACCCTTTCATTCAATAAATCATTTCTGCCGGCAGCCATCGAAGACTGCAGTTGCCTAACTGACGCCATTGCCCTTGAGATGAACTCAGAAAAATTTAGGCAATCTATAGGCAAGTTTTTTTATTAGACAACTTCAGCTATGCACTTTGATAATTGCATGCATTTTTATAACTGCTACAATTATTTATAAATCAATGGTTTAAATTGTTTGTAATTGCCCTATGCTTTAAATTTTCGCTCACTCACAATCTTGTGTCAACACCTTTTTTTCAGCGATCATTAGTACTGATGTGCTCTGTATTTTTCTGCATTTCTGAAGGGTGTTGTATGTAGAGTTTGTCTAATCATACATCCCACGAACTCTGtataccccctcccttatgtaatgccctgtTCAGGGCCCTTAAGGGTTAATAAATGATAATAAATGATGATAATGAGTTCATTCAAATAATTAGTTCATAACAGCTAGATCATGAGTTATCAGCCACAATATTTCCAACCACATGGCTGCGTGCAGCAACATATCAAGTGAAAAGTGACTGCCATAATAAGCCGGGCAAGAAACAAGGTACCACAGTATAAAGGGCTAAAATGGCCAGGTAACATCCTAGCTGACAGTGAGAGGAATCGAAACGAGTTGGGCTACATTTGTGGGTTGTGTACAGcgagcaagcagcagcagcagaatgAGTGCAAAGCGAAGGAGATCGACCGTTACAATGACACAGCCCTATCACTGCACAAAATTTGCAAGCCCAAGACAGAAAAGAGCAAGTGAGGATTACTATAACGATGCTAGTAAAATAGAGTGTCTGTAGCCAAAATGTTTTGGAGAGGCACTGTACAGCATGAAATGTCATGTGAATACATACAAATAATGGTCACTAGCAGTCATTGATACTGGTATCTGTTCATCAACAGGGGCAATTCGCTCAGAACAAGTGATACAATGCTTAGGCTTTCATTTATTTCTGCATTGAAAAGGGTGCTTCGCATTGTGTTTACAGTGTTCAAAAACGGTTTTGTCTCACGAACGGTGCAAATCCTCCTTCCGTCGCAGTAAACCCTACACAGAAAGGCAGCTGAGAGAGAGAGGCTTACCTTCAAGGCAGAAAGAAACTTGTGTTTCTTGCTCTGGACATGCTGCAAAGCAGATGGAACACTGTTGGCACACTCAGGTTGCATAACCAATTCAAGAGCAAGCTACAAAAGGCTGCACTGCGTGGCTGTGAGGAGTTGCACGAGGCGTGCTTTTCTCGCTGCCACCCAGGAAGACTTCTCCAGATACAAAAGAGTAACTTCATCTGCAATCTCGACCTACTGCTGCTCCTGTGCACTCATGCCACTATGTTGCTAAGCAGGAGGTACCGAACTTGATTTTTAACCACTGCACTGAAAAACCAGCCTATGGGAAATGGCCTGGAAGTTTAGTCTACTTTAGTCTACATCACAACAATCGATTCCCAGCTCTGCACACGTTCTAGGCGTGCAGCCTACCTGGCACTCAAAATCTTCTGAAATATAACAACCTGTTCTCAaaaatgtgaaataaacactgttcATCAGAACAGTGGCATGTTCACAAGTCTAATTTCGATAATTTCGCCattccttttttgtatttttttccccAGTATCCCTTTAGGTAACCTTCCCTGAACAGTTGCTTTCTGCAGCTTCTAGAAGATGTTTGcttaatgaaaacaaaaagtcggcatttttttttcagacacagcaactAGCTGCACAGTGTTGCAATGAGAGATAGCAACAATGAAACATGACCTTTCTGCAACATTTATGCAAGAAGAAATCAACAGTAAGTGCACGAGTACCTCACCTTTTTTGAACTTCATAGATATTTTTCACCGGATTTTCAGAATGTGTGAAATAGCAGGTTGTGCAAGCCAGTGGCATGACTCACTTAGCGCTAGCAGCTCTCTCTCTAACTGCAAACACAATGGATTAATATGCCTGGTAGGCCCACCTCTTCCATGGCTTCATTTGATTCCAGATCCATTCGGCAGACACTGCAGTGAAGAGTCTTTGCCGTCCTAGCTGCAGTGACCGTCTTCGTTGCTTCTGGCTTCTTCCCGGTGGCAGCTTCTTCGGCACGTGGTTCTGTCTTGACATTCTGTGCGTAGAAGGTGTTCCACAACCTCAATGTATCGGAGCGAAAATAAGAACAGTGTGCAATAAAAAGAAAGTGCCACTGACTGTTCACTAGATTTAACTGAAACGAGTGCTGTTAACTTCATTGAACCAAGCTTCTGAGGAGCTTAAAAACAACTCGTCTAGCTTTACTCTGCCGGTGTGGATATTTGCGGaaaaagcaaagaataaaaaagtAGTTTGCAAACAAAAGTtccatgaaaaaaagaaatgttttgtaACTAAAACTAACAATATGAAACTGACCAATGTGCTATTATGTTTGCAATGCTATATTTGAAGTGCAGTGCTGCATTTCGTTCATGTTATATAATGAAAGATAAAAAACTTCAATTTTATTCTTTGGAGCACCTTATCCGCATTCTTCTCCTTCATTTTGCCAAATGGTGTACAACTTTTCGATTCAGGTGTACAACTACACAGGAACACTCAGTAGATCAAGTAATGGCTATACCTATCTTGTTCGTAgagctcagaaaaaaaaacatactgacATAGTTTATAAACATACCTACACGAGCAAGCTCCTAGCACCTACTCTTACACGTGAGTGCTTATCTGAAGACTAGTGCACTAACACATTGTAGAAAAAAATTGGAAACGAAATGCCGGTTCTAGACCCACAAATCCACACAGCACTCAACAAATAGTTTTCATGTAACATGTATGAAATGCACGATTCTGCAGAATGCATGAATCGGCTTTCTAATCTCCCTTTTGACAAAATGAAGGAGAAGAGGGCTCATCGCTTAAGATTTGGTTAACTGTGTAAGTAAGAGTGATGTTTCGTCAACAGTATGACACTACCAGAGCCCGCTTGCAAGCATGACGGTAAATGTAAAGAGGCCAATTAACACTGTGAAACAGCAGAAGCCACATTTTGGGGATATGAGTCTACTGCTGATATGCAAcacgagaggagaaagaaaaaacaatggCAAGCTGAACTCGTAATAAAAGAGGCAATAAGAAGGAGGGGATGTGGTTATCAATAACAAAGCTAGTGGTATCCGAGTCTAACAAGTGTATTTTAATACCTGCTTTACCAGCAGCTTAATATGCACGGAGAGccctcaaaaaagaaagaaaggaagtggAAGAAGAGGGTGAAAGCCCGTAAAGAAGACATTGCCTACCTTCCTCAGTGCTTCGAGAAACTTGTGCTGCTTGCTTTTttcgtgctgaaaaaaaaagtcacaagaATGAACGAAAAGAGTCATTGCGTCAATATAAAGGGTCAATCACAAGGCATCAAAATAGAGAGAGATCCTTGCCACACATGCAAATGACAGCAAGAGGCATACGCCCGATGAAAACGAGACGATCTTGCTGTATGAAAGATGCACAGATAGTACGCTATTGTGACAACGTAGAACTCTACGTAACGCACTCACAAGATAGCTTTTCGACTAAAAAGAGGAGAATCCTCGACGTGAGCTGTGTCGCGTTTTACCTCTCGTTTCGTTCCCAACGAAGGCAGCAGCAGCTGGCATATGTCACAGTACAGCTCCGCTGCAAAGACACAGGGCAGTCATTCATTAACCGTCGCAAGAGTACAGGACAGAGACGGCAAACAATGATTCGCAGGAACTTACGATTTTGGGGTTGTTTGTCTGTAGAATCCGTGACCTCCTGCAAAGAGGGAAAAATAAAATGTATCTCGAAATGCCACACCCATCACTCTGATCAAGAATCGAATTCAAGCTACTGCAGCAAAAGCACAGCTCCGGTAAAAATGACGGAAGACGAGTTGCAAGTTTGTATGCATTTTTAAAGTTGTACACAGGATTAGCAGTACACGGCCCATAAGTGCTGGGTTTAAAAAGCAATTGAAAAATCCTTCAAATTGAAATAATCAACATATCTAAAATGTTCAGCTCATTCCTGGTGCTGAATTCTCGGTTTACTACGTATTTCTTGAATGTCGTACGCTACTAAGTTCACCAGATTCCTAAAAATTCATATCATTGAGGTTTTTTAAACTAAATATTGAAGTCTTAGTGCAAATGAAGAATGTGCATCATAAAATGGCAGATTCtccagtggaaaaaaaaaacttgttcaaTGAAGATTACCGACATACTGCGAGGCCGATGGTAAACGTCAGCCATCATCACTAGTGGAAGATGGCAGGTACCTCAACTCGAGACCAGCGTGAAGAACCCCCACTTACAGCAGGCTTGTCATCATTCTTGCTATCCTTGTCAGGAGGCGACTTTTCACCTTTGAGAAACTTGCACAGAGTTTCTTTGTGCCTATCACTGGCCAGGTGCTGCAAGAACCGTGAGCGAAAGCCTCGCTTGGTACAGGTTCTCTCACATTTTGGCAAAAACAAAAACCAAAGTGTACAGATCTTCTAGATGTGTCTTTTCATTGCAAAGCAACGAGAAGGCAGCAGGCGTAACAAACCTCACACCTCACTTACAGCTAATGGTTGTCGTTCAGATAAACTCCGCTGCTTGGTTGGGCAACCCTATAAAAAACCTCCAAAGTTGTACTGACTTCAATAAACCTACAAGGATTGCAGCACATTGTCAACCTTGCACTAGAGTCCAAGTGTTTATGCTATGCTCGACTATCCACTGCTCACCGAGCTTTTTATAGAACCACAATGGTTGGTGCAGTAAACTGACAGTTCTGACAGTTCCAGGCCGGTTAGGAAGAACCATATCTGATGCCGGTACCGCACGAAGGCGTCTGACATGAGAAGTTGGCCTACATGTACACCAAGTTTGCCACACACTTTTTCATGACAAATTGCTTAGGTACCCTTGAATGCGGGACAAAATACATTTCATTAAAAGAGGGATAGAAAAGAGCAAAAAGTGGTAGTTCATCTTTTACTCTTTGGCATCCCTCTTTTCATGGAATAGATTTTGCACCACAGTCATGCACACTCAAGAGATTCAAGCGCCAACTTGCCCACGAAGAAGTACTTTTGGAATACTGCATCCACCACAAATGTTTTTAACAACGTAATCTCAAAACCTCAGCTCGGAGGCCATCTAGGAAAAGTTCGAGCCAACACATATTACCTTTTGTGATCACGTATTATACCAAGAGAAAAGCACAATAAGCGAGATCACACGGCAGTCTATAAACACGACAAAATTGTAAATAGTCTAGTGCTTAAATACAACTTTTTGCATTAGCACTGTTTGTAAACTGC
Protein-coding regions in this window:
- the LOC119173674 gene encoding uncharacterized protein LOC119173674 isoform X2, with the translated sequence MRIFNIWPGYTDDGKSSKREAEESASQEKDGPSQPKKAKLKEDNKLDYECKLCDSKFFTLGQYTCHIQSFEHRKRTILQTADKVFSKAPQYRGGRESDLPPGLSGRKVVHCKVCNVYTNSAKQLAEHLSGGRHKQVCFKFNVPITTLELTSDDTKTLEGTRLQGDKLMCKCCSVQLTSMEQYKAHMATNKHKLVMERKPVRPQRKIKKALKPFYKNTSAEEKQEKSDDKTKNYKDDEKDKQKDESKDKKKDTSKDGKKEKKDKGEDKVPDSKGADRTASAKVRDKYQLNLLDELNEQPTLRNELDFFRSHRPKKDKKTRPQPIPYLCDICHVFSKSAFELNEHLASDRHKETLCKFLKGEKSPPDKDSKNDDKPAEVTDSTDKQPQNPELYCDICQLLLPSLGTKREHEKSKQHKFLEALRKNVKTEPRAEEAATGKKPEATKTVTAARTAKTLHCSVCRMDLESNEAMEEHVQSKKHKFLSALKPVPPAPARRLEESTRHKRAGPYDSSSDRREWRRGKRRNEEDEEEMPELAAVALERRALQAQLAQRRQEIEEQRRLIAELREEQHLEAEKAALRRMIDECRQLIEEREKNKRRAVEVQESISRKAAKSVQWHPSVTEVKKQPEDPRRPKSYDYEEPQERLSLVKKAHEEWEREQLEKARNRGHAQPAFVTVNREKDDWEKDSPSVESSISSFMSFSHWDGKIPLLDGPVETHDDTDASWSSSLPVLSQEGTPTFRGPIAGDDTIIEPFSRGQFFGQVDADAVFSQESIGKAGIKWRGAVHSPPVWSSGSQDSHDWNHPVLCTPSSTVPLLGEEPVLVKDEHSHSGENSNLLRSRQGLLDDRSSHLVEKPSLLGSRPGLLGDRPSFLEERPSVLGENRSLLGSKPGLLEDLPSPYDGRCSLLGSRPSHSEDRPHLLEDRPSSYNGRPSHLGSRTSQLEDRSHLLENRTSSYDGRPSPLGSRPGLLEDRPGLLEDRSSFYDGKPSLLGSRPIHMEDRSHLLEGSPSLYDGKAGLLGSRPIHMEDRPSTYDGKPGLLGSRPSQLENRPSPYAGRPSPLASRPSLLEDRPRLLEDGPSLYDGNTSLLGSRPSRLEDRPSLRDGSPNFARSRRSLLCDTPGLLEDRSSLLEERPEQRLQFWGQSSRQPTSEPDLWAGSSSLRIPGLDLV
- the LOC119173674 gene encoding uncharacterized protein LOC119173674 isoform X5; translated protein: MAKEDDGKSSKREAEESASQEKDGPSQPKKAKLKEDNKLDYECKLCDSKFFTLGQYTCHIQSFEHRKRTILQTADKVFSKAPQYRGGRESDLPPGLSGRKVVHCKVCNVYTNSAKQLAEHLSGGRHKQVCFKFNVPITTLELTSDDTKTLEGTRLQGDKLMCKCCSVQLTSMEQYKAHMATNKHKLVMERKPVRPQRKIKKALKPFYKNTSAEEKQEKSDDKTKNYKDDEKDKQKDESKDKKKDTSKDGKKEKKDKGEDKVPDSKGADRTASAKVRDKYQLNLLDELNEQPTLRNELDFFRSHRPKKDKKTRPQPIPYLCDICHVFSKSAFELNEHLASDRHKETLCKFLKGEKSPPDKDSKNDDKPAEVTDSTDKQPQNPELYCDICQLLLPSLGTKREHEKSKQHKFLEALRKNVKTEPRAEEAATGKKPEATKTVTAARTAKTLHCSVCRMDLESNEAMEEHVQSKKHKFLSALKPVPPAPARRLEESTRHKRAGPYDSSSDRREWRRGKRRNEEDEEEMPELAAVALERRALQAQLAQRRQEIEEQRRLIAELREEQHLEAEKAALRRMIDECRQLIEEREKNKRRAVEVQESISRKAAKSVQWHPSVTEVKKQPEDPRRPKSYDYEEPQERLSLVKKAHEEWEREQLEKARNRGHAQPAFVTVNREKDDWEKDSPSVESSISSFMSFSHWDGKIPLLDGPVETHDDTDASWSSSLPVLSQEGTPTFRGPIAGDDTIIEPFSRGQFFGQVDADAVFSQESIGKAGIKWRGAVHSPPVWSSGSQDSHDWNHPVLCTPSSTVPLLGEEPVLVKDEHSHSGENSNLLRSRQGLLDDRSSHLVEKPSLLGSRPGLLGDRPSFLEERPSVLGENRSLLGSKPGLLEDLPSPYDGRCSLLGSRPSHSEDRPHLLEDRPSSYNGRPSHLGSRTSQLEDRSHLLENRTSSYDGRPSPLGSRPGLLEDRPGLLEDRSSFYDGKPSLLGSRPIHMEDRSHLLEGSPSLYDGKAGLLGSRPIHMEDRPSTYDGKPGLLGSRPSQLENRPSPYAGRPSPLASRPSLLEDRPRLLEDGPSLYDGNTSLLGSRPSRLEDRPSLRDGSPNFARSRRSLLCDTPGLLEDRSSLLEERPEQRLQFWGQSSRQPTSEPDLWAGSSSLRIPGLDLV
- the LOC119173674 gene encoding uncharacterized protein LOC119173674 isoform X4; its protein translation is MAKEDDGKSSKREAEESASQEKDGPSQPKKAKLKEDNKLQDYECKLCDSKFFTLGQYTCHIQSFEHRKRTILQTADKVFSKAPQYRGGRESDLPPGLSGRKVVHCKVCNVYTNSAKQLAEHLSGGRHKQVCFKFNVPITTLELTSDDTKTLEGTRLQGDKLMCKCCSVQLTSMEQYKAHMATNKHKLVMERKPVRPQRKIKKALKPFYKNTSAEEKQEKSDDKTKNYKDDEKDKQKDESKDKKKDTSKDGKKEKKDKGEDKVPDSKGADRTASAKVRDKYQLNLLDELNEQPTLRNELDFFRSHRPKKDKKTRPQPIPYLCDICHVFSKSAFELNEHLASDRHKETLCKFLKGEKSPPDKDSKNDDKPAEVTDSTDKQPQNPELYCDICQLLLPSLGTKREHEKSKQHKFLEALRKNVKTEPRAEEAATGKKPEATKTVTAARTAKTLHCSVCRMDLESNEAMEEHVQSKKHKFLSALKPVPPAPARRLEESTRHKRAGPYDSSSDRREWRRGKRRNEEDEEEMPELAAVALERRALQAQLAQRRQEIEEQRRLIAELREEQHLEAEKAALRRMIDECRQLIEEREKNKRRAVEVQESISRKAAKSVQWHPSVTEVKKQPEDPRRPKSYDYEEPQERLSLVKKAHEEWEREQLEKARNRGHAQPAFVTVNREKDDWEKDSPSVESSISSFMSFSHWDGKIPLLDGPVETHDDTDASWSSSLPVLSQEGTPTFRGPIAGDDTIIEPFSRGQFFGQVDADAVFSQESIGKAGIKWRGAVHSPPVWSSGSQDSHDWNHPVLCTPSSTVPLLGEEPVLVKDEHSHSGENSNLLRSRQGLLDDRSSHLVEKPSLLGSRPGLLGDRPSFLEERPSVLGENRSLLGSKPGLLEDLPSPYDGRCSLLGSRPSHSEDRPHLLEDRPSSYNGRPSHLGSRTSQLEDRSHLLENRTSSYDGRPSPLGSRPGLLEDRPGLLEDRSSFYDGKPSLLGSRPIHMEDRSHLLEGSPSLYDGKAGLLGSRPIHMEDRPSTYDGKPGLLGSRPSQLENRPSPYAGRPSPLASRPSLLEDRPRLLEDGPSLYDGNTSLLGSRPSRLEDRPSLRDGSPNFARSRRSLLCDTPGLLEDRSSLLEERPEQRLQFWGQSSRQPTSEPDLWAGSSSLRIPGLDLV